One Bacillus amyloliquefaciens DSM 7 = ATCC 23350 DNA window includes the following coding sequences:
- a CDS encoding AMP-binding protein: MQSEKPWLSQYPEEIPHELEFTDQTLPSNLTNSAAQFPNHTAIYFLGKKLTFQDVLTDSLKLAAFLRKTGLKKGDRAAIMLPNCPQSVIAFYGVLFAGGIVVQTNPLYTEHELEYQLKDSAPRVIITLDMLFPKVIKMKTLSIVERIITTSIKDFLPFPKNMLYTLTQKQQVHIDYDGHEQIHSLADILKEEKAEEAELSDIDPAHDIAVLQYTGGTTGYPKGVMLTHRNIQANTEMCAAWMYKMKKGAEKVLGIVPFFHVYGLTAVLNFSIMQGCEMILLPKFNPLDTLKTIDRLKPTVFPGAPTIYIGILHHPELNKYDLSSIKSCPSGSAALPVEVKQKFEKVTGGKLVEGYGLSEASPVTHSNFIWGKNKPGSIGCPWPNTDAGIYSEEKDGLAEPYEHGELIVKGPQVMKGYWNKQEETARVIRDGWLFTGDMGYMDEEGFFYIADRKKDIIIAGGYNIYPREVEEALYEHEAVQEIVVAGVPDSYRGETVKAFIVLKKGAETDADELDAFARERLAPYKVPKLYEFRKELPKTAVGKILRRRLVEETDASRENKVP, from the coding sequence ATGCAGTCTGAAAAGCCATGGCTTTCTCAATATCCCGAAGAGATTCCGCATGAGCTTGAATTTACCGATCAAACCCTGCCATCCAATCTGACAAACTCCGCAGCTCAATTCCCAAACCATACCGCCATTTATTTTCTCGGAAAAAAACTCACATTCCAAGACGTTCTCACAGATTCATTAAAGCTTGCCGCTTTTTTACGCAAAACAGGTCTGAAAAAAGGTGACAGAGCGGCCATTATGCTGCCCAATTGTCCGCAGTCGGTCATCGCTTTTTACGGTGTATTGTTTGCCGGCGGCATTGTTGTTCAAACCAATCCTCTCTACACGGAACACGAGCTTGAGTATCAGCTGAAAGACAGTGCGCCGCGTGTGATCATCACCCTCGATATGCTGTTTCCGAAGGTGATAAAAATGAAAACGTTGTCAATCGTCGAGCGCATTATTACAACCAGTATCAAAGACTTTTTGCCGTTTCCGAAAAATATGCTTTATACGCTCACCCAAAAACAACAGGTGCATATTGATTATGACGGCCACGAACAGATTCACAGCTTAGCGGACATCTTAAAAGAAGAAAAAGCCGAGGAAGCGGAGCTATCGGATATTGACCCTGCGCATGACATTGCCGTGCTTCAATACACGGGCGGAACAACCGGCTATCCGAAAGGCGTCATGCTCACGCACCGGAACATTCAGGCCAATACAGAAATGTGCGCCGCCTGGATGTACAAAATGAAAAAGGGAGCCGAAAAGGTGCTCGGCATCGTACCTTTTTTTCATGTGTACGGATTAACCGCCGTGCTCAATTTTTCCATCATGCAGGGGTGTGAAATGATCCTTCTTCCTAAATTTAATCCCTTGGACACCCTAAAAACAATCGACAGGCTGAAGCCGACGGTTTTTCCGGGGGCACCGACGATTTACATCGGCATTTTGCATCATCCTGAACTGAACAAATATGATCTCTCGTCCATCAAAAGCTGTCCGAGCGGTTCTGCTGCTCTGCCGGTCGAAGTCAAACAGAAATTTGAAAAAGTGACCGGGGGAAAGCTTGTGGAAGGCTACGGGTTATCTGAGGCATCACCGGTTACTCATTCAAACTTCATTTGGGGAAAAAATAAACCCGGCAGCATCGGCTGTCCTTGGCCCAATACCGATGCCGGAATATATTCAGAAGAAAAAGACGGGCTTGCGGAGCCGTATGAACACGGCGAGCTGATCGTAAAAGGCCCGCAGGTTATGAAAGGCTATTGGAACAAACAAGAGGAGACGGCGCGTGTCATCAGAGACGGCTGGCTGTTTACCGGTGATATGGGTTACATGGATGAGGAAGGGTTTTTCTACATCGCCGACAGGAAAAAAGACATCATCATTGCCGGCGGATACAACATTTACCCGCGAGAGGTGGAAGAGGCGCTGTATGAGCACGAAGCCGTTCAGGAAATCGTCGTAGCGGGCGTGCCGGACTCCTACAGAGGGGAAACGGTGAAAGCATTTATCGTCTTGAAAAAAGGGGCCGAGACAGATGCCGATGAGCTTGACGCATTTGCAAGAGAGCGGCTTGCGCCGTACAAAGTCCCGAAGCTTTACGAATTCAGAAAAGAGCTTCCGAAAACGGCCGTAGGAAAAATATTGAGAAGACGCTTAGTCGAAGAGACAGATGCTTCCCGTGAAAACAAAGTGCCTTAA
- a CDS encoding electron transfer flavoprotein subunit alpha/FixB family protein, with the protein MGKKVIVLGEIRDGALRNVTFEAIAASKTISGGGDVIGVLMGKGAADAAPELIHYGADKVFTADTPGLSQYTADGYAAVLGDLIENEKPDAVIFGHTSMGKDLSPKLAARFETGLISDSTDVSVTGDNIVFTRPIYSGKAFEQVISTDPFILATIRPNNIQALEKDASRTGDIEELAAPAADLRTVIEEVVKKTADGVDLSEAKIIVAGGRGVKSKDGFEPLKELAEVLGAAVGASRGACDADYCDYSLQIGQTGKVVTPDLYIACGISGAIQHLAGMSNSKVIVAINKDPEAEIFKIADYGIVGDLFEVVPLLTQEFKNANIHS; encoded by the coding sequence ATGGGAAAAAAAGTGATCGTACTCGGAGAAATTCGTGACGGCGCCTTACGGAACGTCACCTTTGAAGCTATAGCCGCAAGCAAAACCATTTCCGGCGGAGGAGATGTAATCGGCGTGCTGATGGGAAAAGGCGCGGCTGATGCAGCACCAGAACTCATTCACTACGGCGCCGACAAAGTATTTACGGCTGATACACCGGGGCTTTCTCAGTATACAGCAGACGGATATGCCGCGGTTCTCGGGGATCTGATCGAAAATGAAAAGCCTGATGCGGTCATTTTCGGCCACACTTCTATGGGAAAAGATTTGTCACCGAAGCTTGCGGCCCGATTTGAAACGGGATTGATTTCAGACAGTACGGATGTAAGCGTTACCGGGGACAACATCGTTTTTACAAGACCGATCTATTCCGGCAAAGCCTTTGAACAGGTGATTTCAACCGATCCTTTCATCTTGGCGACAATCCGTCCGAATAACATTCAGGCGTTAGAAAAAGACGCGAGCCGCACGGGTGATATTGAAGAGCTTGCGGCGCCGGCGGCAGATTTGCGGACGGTCATTGAAGAAGTAGTCAAAAAAACAGCGGACGGCGTGGATCTGTCAGAAGCGAAAATTATCGTTGCGGGCGGCCGCGGCGTCAAAAGCAAAGACGGGTTTGAACCGTTAAAAGAACTTGCCGAAGTGCTGGGAGCAGCGGTAGGCGCTTCGCGCGGCGCTTGCGACGCGGACTATTGTGACTATTCTCTTCAGATCGGCCAGACGGGAAAAGTCGTCACACCGGATTTGTATATTGCCTGCGGAATTTCCGGAGCGATTCAGCACTTGGCGGGAATGTCAAACAGTAAAGTCATCGTTGCCATTAACAAAGACCCGGAAGCGGAAATATTCAAAATAGCGGACTACGGAATTGTCGGCGATTTGTTCGAAGTGGTTCCGCTTCTGACTCAGGAATTTAAAAATGCCAATATTCATTCATAA
- a CDS encoding TetR/AcrR family transcriptional regulator: MNQKRPKYMQIIDAAVEVIAENGYHQSQVSKIAKQAGVADGTIYLYFKNKEDILISLFKEKMGQFIERMEEEVKEKTTAKEKLALVIKQHFTLLGNDRHLAIVTQLELRQSNIKLRLKINDILKGYLNMLDTILTEGIESGEWKDNLDVRLARQMIFGTIDETVTTWVMNDQKYDLPDLSDKVLELLVSGIHQN, from the coding sequence TTGAACCAAAAACGGCCAAAGTATATGCAGATCATTGATGCAGCAGTAGAAGTCATAGCGGAAAACGGCTATCACCAATCACAGGTATCCAAAATCGCCAAGCAGGCCGGCGTTGCGGACGGCACCATCTATTTATATTTCAAAAACAAAGAGGATATACTCATTTCTCTTTTTAAAGAAAAGATGGGCCAGTTCATTGAACGCATGGAAGAAGAAGTGAAAGAAAAAACGACGGCAAAAGAAAAACTCGCTCTCGTCATTAAGCAGCATTTCACACTGCTCGGCAATGACCGCCACCTCGCGATTGTGACCCAGCTTGAGCTCAGACAGTCGAATATCAAGCTGCGCCTGAAAATCAATGACATTTTAAAAGGTTATTTAAACATGCTCGACACCATTTTGACCGAAGGAATTGAGTCGGGCGAATGGAAAGACAATCTCGACGTCCGCCTCGCCCGGCAGATGATATTCGGGACGATAGATGAAACAGTGACAACGTGGGTGATGAACGATCAGAAATATGATCTTCCGGATTTGTCAGACAAGGTATTGGAACTGTTGGTGTCAGGGATTCATCAAAACTAA
- a CDS encoding electron transfer flavoprotein subunit beta/FixA family protein: protein MNLFVLMKRTFDTEEKIVIEAGKIQEDGAEFIINPYDEYAIEEAIQLKEEHGGTVTAVTVGGEDAEKELRTALAMGCDQAVLINIEDDLSDPDQYSISTILYHYFKDQEYDLILGGNVAIDGGSGQVAPRLAELLNIPCITTITKLTISGDEAVAEKDNEGDTEIIKTSLPLVITAQQGLNEPRYPSLPGIMKAKKKPLEELELDDLDIDEDDAAPKLKTIERFLPPQKEAGKLIEGEAAEQAKELVSLLRKEAKVV, encoded by the coding sequence ATGAATCTATTTGTACTGATGAAACGGACGTTTGACACAGAAGAGAAAATCGTCATTGAAGCAGGAAAGATTCAGGAGGACGGAGCCGAATTTATCATTAATCCGTATGATGAATACGCCATTGAAGAAGCCATTCAGCTGAAAGAAGAGCACGGCGGAACCGTTACCGCCGTAACCGTCGGCGGAGAGGACGCGGAGAAAGAACTGCGAACAGCTCTTGCGATGGGCTGCGACCAGGCGGTGTTAATCAATATTGAAGATGACCTGAGCGATCCTGACCAATATTCCATTTCAACGATCTTATATCACTATTTCAAAGATCAGGAATATGATCTGATTCTCGGCGGAAATGTGGCGATCGACGGCGGCTCCGGCCAAGTGGCGCCAAGACTTGCCGAACTGTTAAACATTCCTTGCATCACAACGATTACAAAATTGACAATCAGCGGCGATGAAGCTGTTGCAGAGAAAGACAATGAAGGGGATACCGAAATCATTAAAACTTCTCTTCCTTTGGTCATCACGGCGCAGCAAGGATTAAACGAGCCGCGTTATCCGTCGCTTCCGGGCATTATGAAGGCGAAGAAAAAACCGCTGGAAGAACTTGAGCTCGATGACCTTGACATTGATGAGGACGATGCTGCTCCGAAGCTCAAAACAATCGAACGTTTTCTGCCGCCGCAAAAAGAAGCGGGCAAACTGATCGAAGGAGAAGCCGCCGAGCAGGCGAAAGAGCTTGTATCATTGCTGAGAAAAGAAGCCAAAGTCGTATAA
- a CDS encoding enoyl-CoA hydratase, with amino-acid sequence MNSLSVAVEQSIAVITIDHQPANALSGAILDELSGLFDRYETDDSVRSIIIRGEGKFFSAGADIKEFTSLENLEQSSAMADKGQQLMEKIEGFPKPVIAAIHGAALGGGLELAMACHIRIATLDAKLGLPELNLGIIPGFAGTQRLPRYVGTAKALEMIGTSEPVTGKEALSLGLVTIGAENEEELLQKAKTLAGKFAEKSPQSMASLLELLYTNKVYSYDGGLKLEAKRFGEAFASDDAKEGIQAFLEKRKPQFGGRR; translated from the coding sequence ATGAACAGCCTTTCAGTGGCGGTAGAACAATCTATCGCGGTGATCACCATTGATCATCAGCCGGCCAACGCGCTGTCCGGTGCGATTTTAGACGAATTGTCCGGTCTGTTCGACCGGTATGAAACAGATGACAGCGTCAGAAGCATCATCATTCGCGGTGAGGGGAAATTTTTCTCGGCGGGCGCCGATATAAAGGAATTTACGTCGCTTGAAAATCTTGAGCAGTCTTCTGCCATGGCGGATAAAGGCCAGCAGCTGATGGAAAAAATTGAAGGGTTTCCGAAGCCTGTTATCGCAGCGATTCACGGCGCTGCGCTTGGCGGCGGTCTGGAGCTTGCCATGGCCTGTCATATCAGAATCGCTACATTGGATGCAAAGCTCGGCCTGCCCGAGCTGAATCTCGGCATTATCCCGGGCTTTGCCGGGACGCAGCGTCTGCCCCGGTACGTCGGCACGGCGAAAGCGCTTGAAATGATCGGCACGTCAGAACCTGTGACCGGAAAAGAAGCGCTCAGCCTCGGGCTTGTCACCATAGGCGCCGAAAATGAGGAAGAGCTGCTGCAAAAGGCGAAAACACTCGCAGGCAAGTTTGCGGAAAAAAGCCCGCAGTCGATGGCTTCCCTGCTTGAGCTCCTTTATACAAACAAGGTTTATTCTTATGACGGCGGCTTAAAGCTTGAAGCAAAGCGCTTTGGGGAAGCATTTGCATCAGATGACGCAAAAGAAGGCATTCAGGCATTTCTCGAAAAAAGAAAGCCTCAATTCGGTGGGCGAAGATAA